The DNA region TGAACTCTGCACTCTTCTTCGGCCAAATGTTTTATAGTATTTCGCTATAGTAGTCATCTGAACTCTGAAGAGAGATTGTACCACGTGGTTCCTGCTCAAAGACAAAATTTCCAACACAGAGATGTCAACATTCCGCATGATATATCTCCAGAACCACAGAATCAAGATGTGTAATCCAACAGCTTGTGTAAATGAAACGACAAAACGTTACAGATCATTCGATGCTGCTACTTGTACACTTGTCGTCCGCCACACACGCCTAATCAAAAGAAACACTAGTAGATAAAATCCAACCTTCCATGTACGTTAAGTTGGTGAACAGGAAATGAGTGCAGAAAATTGCTATAGCTCAGTGAGCAAACAATCAGCTGGAATTGTTCTTTAAAAAAGTAAATTCAATAGGTGGGCTGCACCAGTATAAAAATAGCCAACAGTTATTAAGAATAAATGTACCACACCACCCACAGAAAAAGTCCGCTGGAACCATTTTATTCAGAACTCATCATTATTTGTACTTACAAGAATGCAGAAAGAACCTCTAAAGACACTTAGAAAGGGGAACGCCTACGTCATAATGTACATTTGAATCATGTTTAAATAATATCAGTCCTAAACATACAATATCAGTTCCAATCATCTCCAAGTGAAATCCTCTGCAATGTCAAAACTTTCAGATGGTCCGCATAGAAACTCAATTAGTTGTCCATGTACAGATCTTGGATCATCATATCTAACAGCAACTTTGTTGAAGCTGTGTTCTTTTTGCTACTCGTTTAATTGTTTGTTGTAATGTTTGCCGAAGATAGAAATTGAACCTACTGTCTCCATTCAATTCCCTACTGTACAAATATATTTCACCAGATAAATAAAGTTTGCTGCAAGAGAAGTGAGCTTGGTTGAAACCATCTCTGTTAAGTTCCGAAATAACTATCATAGATCGAAAGCCGATCAAATGCATCAAAGTTGGCTTTCAAACCAACAAGTTGGCTCTGAAACTGAGAACAGCCAGCATTTGGCCACCTGCACTCTCCATCTTTAGTGTGCATAGGGCACAACGATCCACAAACTCTGATGAGAGGATTGTCAGAAACGGTATCTTCCATCACAGTAACAGGTTCAGAGAAGTCTGCTTTCTCACTGTGGGGCAATGAACCATTTGGATCTTTTGTAAGAACTGAGCAGACAGATCGCTGAGGAATTTCTGTTGGGTTCCTTTCAATGCCAACATTACAGTCTCCATCTGCTGAAAGGTAGACATTGAACCCCAAAGATTGTACTGCACGCTTTACAGTAGCAGTTTCTTTGCTTGCTCTTTTTACCGCATCCCTGGCAGAGGCGCTGACAAGTTTCTCATTTCTCAATTCTGCAACTAAGGACTCCACGGTGACATTTATTTCGTTAAGTCTCGTTTCTGCTGCTTCTTTTGCCTGTGCAAAATGTTGTTTTTAGACAGTTGATGGAGGAGTTATGAAACACAAATCAACATACACACCAAGTTCTAGCTTGCATTGACAAAATTAAGATGCAACAGTAAAGCGACAATGACAGGCAACACTATAAAGGAGCTCGAAAGTTATGCTTGTCAATTATGTAGGTTGGATGTATCTTATCCTAGACTTCGTAGCGAAGTTCTTTTTTCATAATAGCTAATGTCATGAAACTATACAAGCTAAATTTGGTCAACCATTGTAATTTGACTGTCAACATTAAAATGCCATATTGGGGTTCCCATGCACTTTGCAGTTTCAAGCTGGAaaccttctttttccttttcgGAGAGGCCGGAGGAGAAAGAAGTCTGCAGAGCAAAAAGAGAGTTTACCCTTTGCAGTTCAGAGAATTTTCTCGTCAGGTTCCTGCATTCTGCTTCAACTTCTCCACCTTGTGCCTCTGATGGGCAAGCCCAGCGAAGATGAAACTGAGGCCAAACAGTTGGAGCTAAAGCTGCTGCTGGTGGAAGTAGTGGACCATCATGTTTAAATGGGTCATAGAATAGGTTGTAATGCGCATGAGAGCTTCCTTCCGATGCCCGTAGTTCAGCTAAATACATCCACAGGCATCCACACGCATCAGAAATACCAGCTTGCTCTCTTTCCTTCTCGCTGAAATTTAAAAGTCAGAAGAAGTGAACTAAAACTAGGAAATGACATTTACAAAATCCTTGCTAACCATGATGGAGTTCAAACAACCTAAAGCCAAAACCACTGATGTGGAGAAGTCTTGTACTGTGCTTAATAGCCGTAGATCCTGATCATAAGTATAAATAACACCCTCCTCAAAAAAAGTTATGAAAAGAAAATGTTTGACTAATAgggtaaaataatatttttcagaTATATGTATCCTATCTTGTCATTATTGCACCATAAGGATAATTTCCTTTCAAATAAGTCAAACGCACACGACAAATtaccagtgttatcaaaagcgaaaagcgaaaagcgcaaaaaagctctaaagtCAGccggggctttaagcgcaaagcgcaaataaagcatGGGCTTTAATTAAAAAAGGCGCAACGgtgcaaaataataataataatatatatatatatatatatatatatatatatatatatgtttagcccaagactaataataataagcatggataacaaatatatggacaaacaaATTGTAAAAACATAACAATCGAGCGAAATATCAATTATCTGGTGTCATCTCTTCAAGAGAGGCtaattggcaaggaaaagtatgtcttagagccttgatgatgacactaaagcgcacataaagcgaggcgaagcgctcaacatgctTTGAGCCTCGCTTTAGGGCTTAAGCGCGCTTcaagcgcgcctttgacaacactgcaaATTACGACGCGTCCACGCACTTTCGTGCTGAACGAGCAACCTAACTTTTAATGTGGTGTAATCAAACATGAACAGGAgggcaaaaaaagatattaaagaAGTCATATGAATACATCAAACAAGCACCTCAACTTCTAACAGAGTGAAATTTTTTCTGGTTTTTTCAACAAAACCATGTGTACGAAAATGAAAGTGCAAAGAATATACTTCAAAAACAAGATTAcctgttgcacaaaaagtttccAAAACGACAAGAAAGCATGCAATCCAGAAGATCTACCAGGAAAGCCTGCATTGTTGGAATTGAAGATAGGAAGCTTTATTTTCTCCGTGGGATATATATTATCAGTTAATTGGAACATgatctttttgttcttgtttgacTCTCTCACTCTCATGTCTTTTAGCGATACATACCGAAGAGAACTCGAAGGCAAAAGGGTACATCCGTAACAACTGCGAAACACAATCCACCCACTGCACAGTGTATCCAAATATATCAGGTTAGAGCTAAAATATTAAAGAAACCAAAAAAAGGGTAAAAAAAGAAGCAGAGATAGAGGATATTTTTGTCAACACAAGAAATTAACACCAAAAGAATAACAAATAAATTGTACATCCGTAAATATATCAAACAAAAGGTAGAACTGTGAACCGCATGCAGACTTATCGTCCAGAAGACATACCTGCAAAAAAATGGGGGAATTTTGGTTCTGTGCATGTGATGTATTTTGAGCTTGAGATGAGGATGACCCCGCTCCTTGCCGCACAGGTGATAGAGGTAAACTCCCAGTCGAAGCCTGACGAGATAATTCAAATGGCATGTTGCCACTTCCAGATATAGTGGGCATCCCCAGACGATCTGAAAATGGATGACCAAACGCAAGCCAATCTTTCTCTACAAGTGCCTGGACAAGAATAGATGATTCGAACAACTCAGAGGCGCTATCTGTATATAACCAGGGGGTAGGAAATAGGAATGCCTCACTAAAATGTTAAATCCTTCTAGCACCCAGGGCCAGAAGCGCGACTGAGTGCATTACTGTCAGGAGTAAAATGACACGCTGAAGTATTAACACAGACCTAAGTGGTCTCATGTGGATGAAGTATTTCACGCTCCAAGAAGGGAAAAACAACAAGGCTACAAATGCTAAATACCAGGAAACATGAGCAGATAGATCCAAACAAGTTGTCTCAGTACCTGAAACCCTTTGATTGTGCGATAGTATGGGTCAAGTAGCAAGCTGGCTAGTGAGACCAACTGTGTTGTTCTATCCCATCCATCACTGCAAAATAAGTTCCagaattcaaaaaaataaaaacctaCTTTCTTCAAATAATTTCTGATGAAGaatcaattaaaataaataaatgaaaaatcagAACAACATGAGCTTCATACCATAAATCATCAGTTGGATAAACAAATATGAGATAGTAGAGATTTTTGGTTATATGCAAACAAAAACCATCAAGGACTGAGCATTTTCCCATTCAGATAAAAGGAAACTGAACAAATATTTATAGGTCATACAATGTACTGAAAGCTACTGCCAAAATAATTGCACGGTGCAATTTATGTTGAATCGTTTGTTAGTTGGAGTAGTTGAGGCAAAACTTTGTTTGCAGGTTCAACTGACCACTAGTTTTGCTTGTCATCAATCCTCATGTTTTGAGAAAATAAATTTATTAGATTGACCAAATAAAGATGACTGTCATTGACCTAGATTTTCTCCCTTGCTCATTCAACAAGAAAACTGATTATGTCACAACTCTTTGTCTTTCTCTGATTCTATACCCAAGTTGCTCAACAAATTCCATGATAATTTACTGAAAGTCATCTATAttcctacaacaacaacaacaacccagtgaaatcccacatcgtagggtctggggagggtagagtgtacgcagacctgactcctaccaatcTATATTCCTACAACCTGATACATAAAACAACAACTATGCCTCAATCCCAAAACAAGTCAGGGGTTCtactatatgaatcctcactaaTCATGTCGCTCCATTTAAGCTCATCTTGGACTATTATcatacaataataacaataataattgtAGTAGTAGGGAGTACTGGAAGTTCTTAAATATCTCtggcatacaacaacaacaacaacaacaacccagtgaaatcccacatcgtggggtctggggagggtagagtgtacgcagaccttactcctaccaaggtaggacggctgtttccgaaagaccctcggctcaataaaagcataaaaagaagtcagataagtcTAGTAAATATCTCTGGCATATAAATCTCAAATACGATGAAAAGGCTCTTAAAAACATAAGTCTAGTAAACGCACTAACGGTAAAACATAGTCCCAACCGAAATGTACATACTACTAAGCAATCCAAAGAGGAATCAACAAAACCATGAATAGAAGAGACTCAAGCATTTAACAAAGTTCTCCATTTAGACATTTCATGCCTTGTTTATAAGCATAATAATGAGTCCGGAATGCAAGAAACCTGCAGTGAACAAGCACTGAAGCTGATTCAAGTGCAACACGTGCAGCAATCCAAGCAGCACCAGCTAGGACACTTTGAACATGTATTAACCACCCAGTATCCCCCAGAGTAGAAACTGAAGCAGACATACTGCTGAGATTGCCTCCGCCCCAACTCCATCCACCATGCCTCTGGAAAAGCAGAAAAACAAAATTGATAGCATTAGCTTTCCATCACTAGTCCCTCCTTGGCTCGCTCTCCTTCTGGCACCATGCCCCCACCCCCCtctccaaaaaacaaaaaaaaaaagagagaaatttaCTCTGTCGAAAGGACAGAACCTCCCCGTCAATTTTCTTAGTTCCTTACCTAAGAGGTGGCTTCTGGTTGGACCACCAAATACTGATGTCACATATCATTGGAAGAGAAGAAAAACAGGAAAAATACATCTCGCaagcatataaacttataaacTTAGAACTTATAACGGTCCAAAGATATTCAAATAGTCCCTGTTACTCTTCTTTACTTAGATTCACCTACTTACCCAACcagggaaaaaaaaaatcttgatttcAACTCCCTTGTATCCACTGAATGTGCATACAGGCACAGACTGCAATCACAAAAGAAAAGGACAGAGCAACTAGAGGAAGAACCCACTGGCTTGACCATGATCATTGTCAGAGTCCAGATTGGCTTCAAGAGTATGTTTCAAATACTTTTGAAGTTTGTTACACTTGAACTTATCAAAGCACATAGAGTATTATGAGTCACAATGCCAGGATGCACCCATAGCCCTGGTGTTACAATAACTAGTCACAAGCAGGTATTTTGAATTCACTTTCAGCAAAGTTCCCTTAGTTCCTGCCACCTTAATTCAAATCTCTGTTTGGTTTGGTGCCCACAGTGCAATGGTAGGTGAATATTAAAGTTCTAAATAGTGGGCATTTCGTATGAAAGAAAAAATTTCAGATAGATTAGTGGCATACCAGAAAAGATGACATTCCATCTGATGAAGTAGTCCCATGAGTATCCAAATAGTCTCTAAGCCGACCAAGACTCTCCCTCATTGCATGTATATTATCAATGCCAAAGAAAACAATCTGAAAGGCAAGGTAAATCAAGCAACATAAATCCCAAGAAAAATAATGGGGAAAACTATACACCCTCCTTCTCATTTTATATAGAGGTTTTTGACTGGATACGGAGTTGAAGAACGAAGAAAGATTTTTGACACACAGCTAAAGTACCCGTAGAAGTtatggtcttaaacatgccatgaaATTTTATGGCTATAAAGAGCATGTATTTAAggaaaaatgagaagtttaaagttaaggAGTTATCAAACATATGTCATTCTTTTAGGAACAAACTAAGAAAGAAAGTGCGCCCATATAAATGGAACAGAGAGAGTATTATGACGGAAACAGCAGCATAACCAGATAGCTCAAAACTTAAACAGACCTCAGACTGAAAATAGTTTGCAGATGACTCTGATCCACCTCCCATTGCCCCATTTGCTAAAGCATTTTTCCTCGGCCTTGCATCAGCAATATATAGCTTCCTGAGAAGACAAATAAAGAACATACAAGAACATACACAATTACTAAGAGCTGTGCCGTAGAACTCCACATGCAACAATCTGAAAGGAGTGATTCATCAAAAAGGAACTATCTAAAAAGCGAAAGTAACAGCGAGAAACAAGAACAGAAGTATTTTTATGACCTGACCAAGGAAGGAATTGAGTACAGAGTAACTAGTCACACACCAAGAAATTCACTTGTAAGGCTTAAGAACAAAAATTTAATCAAGAACACCTAGAAATTAAGTGAAATAAAAGGGAAGAAGTAAAAGGAAAACCTCCGTTTCTCTCCAGCAATTTGAGTACAGAGTGCAGCAACTAGATTCTCATCAGCATTGCTGCAGAAAAGAACACATAAATTTCTTTTTAAATTAGCTCAAGGAAACACAGACCACCATAAAGCTTTAACAGCCCATTTATTTCTCCACGAGAACAAACCTAatataaaaattaataaaaagaaaagaatcatATAATTTGGAATaaccttctcatattcatcatgAGTCCAACTAAAGGTTGAGAAGATCGTGCAAGAACAGCCCCCGTTCCTAACAGATGCAAAACATAAGCAATGGCCTAATAAGATCAAGGCAAAGAGAGTTCAAAGAACTAAATTTAGGCACACCTCTATCACACCATGTTATGGATGGAAGTCTACACCGTGCACGGAATGTACAAGCCTGCAGCACTTTGTCATCACTAAAGTAAGCACAACGAAAAGTCATTAGGTAATTACCAAAATAATAATCAGTCAACGCAAGAAATATGGGAGAACAAAGAACAAAACCTTACCTTATGGACTTTGGTAAGAGTAAAGCAAATGGATAAGTGGGGGACATTGTGTAATTAGAGTTGACACTGCTTATACGCCACCACTCATTTGAGAGTGTGAATGACCCATCTTCAATAGCACGGATAGAAGCTTGATAAAACCCCATTCCAAGAAGTCGGCAATACTCATTCAACAACCTTACTTTGGGATTTGTGTTACTAAACCTGGACGGGCCACCAGCAAATGCATAGAGATCCCATAACCTTGGAGGCCTTGTGCACCGTAATAATGCATCATAGGCATCACGCCTCTGGGAAACCACAAGAAGAGCTTGTAAGCAAAACGTGCGCAGTTGTTTTGGCAGAAGTTAGGAAAATCTTGTGTTGTAAAGAGTCTGCGTGACTTTGTTAATGAATACAAGCTATTGCAGATCTATGCTAAACATAGAAGTATTCAGATTACTGTCCAGTTTCAACTACCATAATAGTCTTAGGATGCATCAAAAAGCATTGAAATCGCATATATAGAGGTGTTAACACCTACTAAAGCCAAGACAAATGAGATGTGGTCCTCCACAAATACCCCCTTCATCCTGTATAAATTTCATCATTTGAAGCAGATCTATTTGTTGATAATCATTTTGAAGCAGATCTATGTGCAGCTATCATCGAAGAAGTTAACAAAGTAACTCACAATTTCTATGGAACATGTGAAACAACAGAAAAGAAAAAACTTTTAATGAATGTATTTTTTATTGGTAAAAGCAATCACCGATATACAGCAGCAACAAGTAAATGCTGTAAAATATTACTCTTGATGAATGTTGGTTATGGACATACAATAGGATTCTATATATAGGAGTTTAGACTACACGAAACAAGAAAATTACTGGGAAAGTTCCCTATATAAAATAGTTCAATAATTATCAAAATTCTAATTCTTTTTTCTTATAAAGCCAGAATTCTAATTACAATGCAACCATTAGGAATATGCCATACAATTAACCTAGAGCATCGTATACAACTCTGATAAACACCCTCGAGCTACAGCATATATATCTGCGCTCCAAGCTAACCAAACATGTACTTTATTCTTGGACTTCAGAGAGAATTTGTCCAATAGACTTCACAATTGGAACAGAAAGCATCACTATcttaaaaaataacttttgacTCCTGGAAAGCACATCCATTCTAGTTTGGGATTGAGGTGTTTGACTGCTATATTTTTGTACATAGTGTGGACTTAATGACTAGATGACTGGTAATGTGGATTAGTAACCAGACAAGTTGACTAACTCAACATGGAATACTTGCTAGATTAATGTAAACTATAGACTTAACATGTCAGCTAATGTGTATGCACTTGACCAGTCACCTGACATAAGACCAATGACGCAGCAGGATGATGTCATGGCAATGATTACTGGATATTCCTGACTTGATTGGTCGGGTCAGCTTACATGGACTTCTAATAAGACAAGTTAGTTAAAATGAATTGTTAACTTGACATATCAGGTGATGTGGATGTTGTTGTAATGGTTAATGTAACAAAGTGAAACTGTATTGTTTTTTAACAGAAAGGACACGACAGGGGACAGCGATGATGTGCTGACACGGCTGATAGAAACTCGGCACGTCGGTACGTCCACATACATGCGGCTGGAACTAAAGACTTGAAGCCGC from Lycium barbarum isolate Lr01 chromosome 10, ASM1917538v2, whole genome shotgun sequence includes:
- the LOC132614140 gene encoding phosphatidylinositol-3-phosphatase myotubularin-1-like isoform X1; its protein translation is MYRSRSERSPSFRDPRLADSDKIEGAGSFVALEWTKIDSVSRSVPVGVKQFLLEAEHVVVEGYGVVLVNTDEAGTLYVTNFRLLFLSEGSRDIIAMGTIPLATIEKFQKIALKLPSGPRQPEKTGSQRLLQIIGKDMRIIVFGFRPKTKQRRDAYDALLRCTRPPRLWDLYAFAGGPSRFSNTNPKVRLLNEYCRLLGMGFYQASIRAIEDGSFTLSNEWWRISSVNSNYTMSPTYPFALLLPKSISDDKVLQACTFRARCRLPSITWCDRGTGAVLARSSQPLVGLMMNMRSNADENLVAALCTQIAGEKRRKLYIADARPRKNALANGAMGGGSESSANYFQSEIVFFGIDNIHAMRESLGRLRDYLDTHGTTSSDGMSSFLRHGGWSWGGGNLSSMSASVSTLGDTGWLIHVQSVLAGAAWIAARVALESASVLVHCSDGWDRTTQLVSLASLLLDPYYRTIKGFQALVEKDWLAFGHPFSDRLGMPTISGSGNMPFELSRQASTGSLPLSPVRQGAGSSSSQAQNTSHAQNQNSPIFLQWVDCVSQLLRMYPFAFEFSSAFLVDLLDCMLSCRFGNFLCNSEKEREQAGISDACGCLWMYLAELRASEGSSHAHYNLFYDPFKHDGPLLPPAAALAPTVWPQFHLRWACPSEAQGGEVEAECRNLTRKFSELQRAKEAAETRLNEINVTVESLVAELRNEKLVSASARDAVKRASKETATVKRAVQSLGFNVYLSADGDCNVGIERNPTEIPQRSVCSVLTKDPNGSLPHSEKADFSEPVTVMEDTVSDNPLIRVCGSLCPMHTKDGECRWPNAGCSQFQSQLVGLKANFDAFDRLSIYDSYFGT
- the LOC132614140 gene encoding phosphatidylinositol-3-phosphatase myotubularin-1-like isoform X3; this translates as MRIIVFGFRPKTKQRRDAYDALLRCTRPPRLWDLYAFAGGPSRFSNTNPKVRLLNEYCRLLGMGFYQASIRAIEDGSFTLSNEWWRISSVNSNYTMSPTYPFALLLPKSISDDKVLQACTFRARCRLPSITWCDRGTGAVLARSSQPLVGLMMNMRSNADENLVAALCTQIAGEKRRKLYIADARPRKNALANGAMGGGSESSANYFQSEIVFFGIDNIHAMRESLGRLRDYLDTHGTTSSDGMSSFLRHGGWSWGGGNLSSMSASVSTLGDTGWLIHVQSVLAGAAWIAARVALESASVLVHCSDGWDRTTQLVSLASLLLDPYYRTIKGFQALVEKDWLAFGHPFSDRLGMPTISGSGNMPFELSRQASTGSLPLSPVRQGAGSSSSQAQNTSHAQNQNSPIFLQWVDCVSQLLRMYPFAFEFSSAFLVDLLDCMLSCRFGNFLCNSEKEREQAGISDACGCLWMYLAELRASEGSSHAHYNLFYDPFKHDGPLLPPAAALAPTVWPQFHLRWACPSEAQGGEVEAECRNLTRKFSELQRAKEAAETRLNEINVTVESLVAELRNEKLVSASARDAVKRASKETATVKRAVQSLGFNVYLSADGDCNVGIERNPTEIPQRSVCSVLTKDPNGSLPHSEKADFSEPVTVMEDTVSDNPLIRVCGSLCPMHTKDGECRWPNAGCSQFQSQLVGLKANFDAFDRLSIYDSYFGT
- the LOC132614140 gene encoding phosphatidylinositol-3-phosphatase myotubularin-1-like isoform X2, encoding MGTIPLATIEKFQKIALKLPSGPRQPEKTGSQRLLQIIGKDMRIIVFGFRPKTKQRRDAYDALLRCTRPPRLWDLYAFAGGPSRFSNTNPKVRLLNEYCRLLGMGFYQASIRAIEDGSFTLSNEWWRISSVNSNYTMSPTYPFALLLPKSISDDKVLQACTFRARCRLPSITWCDRGTGAVLARSSQPLVGLMMNMRSNADENLVAALCTQIAGEKRRKLYIADARPRKNALANGAMGGGSESSANYFQSEIVFFGIDNIHAMRESLGRLRDYLDTHGTTSSDGMSSFLRHGGWSWGGGNLSSMSASVSTLGDTGWLIHVQSVLAGAAWIAARVALESASVLVHCSDGWDRTTQLVSLASLLLDPYYRTIKGFQALVEKDWLAFGHPFSDRLGMPTISGSGNMPFELSRQASTGSLPLSPVRQGAGSSSSQAQNTSHAQNQNSPIFLQWVDCVSQLLRMYPFAFEFSSAFLVDLLDCMLSCRFGNFLCNSEKEREQAGISDACGCLWMYLAELRASEGSSHAHYNLFYDPFKHDGPLLPPAAALAPTVWPQFHLRWACPSEAQGGEVEAECRNLTRKFSELQRAKEAAETRLNEINVTVESLVAELRNEKLVSASARDAVKRASKETATVKRAVQSLGFNVYLSADGDCNVGIERNPTEIPQRSVCSVLTKDPNGSLPHSEKADFSEPVTVMEDTVSDNPLIRVCGSLCPMHTKDGECRWPNAGCSQFQSQLVGLKANFDAFDRLSIYDSYFGT